From Pseudomonas arsenicoxydans:
ACGCAAGGGCGTTTGCATTTGGGTTTCAGGCCAGCATCGACAGCAAGATTCCTTGCCGGTCCAGTTTGGCCAGGTCGTCGAAACCACCGACATGGGTGTCGCCGATGAAAATCTGCGGCACGCTACGTCGACCGCTGCGCTCGAGCATTTCCTTGAATTTGCCAGGGTCCGATTGAACGTTGATCTCTTCGGTGGCGATGCCTTTGTTCGCCAGCAGCGCCTTGGCGTTGCGGCAATAGGGGCAGGTGTCGGTGGTGTAAAGCGTCACAGTGTTCATGGTGTGGTCTCCTCAGGTTGAAAGCGGCGATCAGGCGTCGATGGCAGGGAAATCGATGTCGGTCAGGGCCAGGTTGTTCAAGTAGTTGGTCAGGGTCTGCGAGGCGACGTGGGCGACCACCTCAATGATCCTGGCGTCGTCGATGCCGGCGGCGCGCGCCGCTTCAATCTGCTCGTTGCTCAAGTGGCCACGGCTTTCGGTGATTTGTCGGGCCAGTGCGGCAAAGGCATTGAGTTGACCTTGTCGGGCACTGAGGATGTCCTGCGCGGACAGCCCGGCCTTGCCGGCGAACAGCGTGTGCGCCGCCAGGCAGTAATCGCAGCCGTTGGCCTGCGAGGTGGCGAGAAACACCGCTTCCTTTTCAGTCGCACTCAGGGACGTCTTGCCCAGCGCCACCGACTGTTGCAGATAGGCCGACAGCACGGCGGGTGCATGGGCCAGTGTCTTGAAGACATTGGGCAAAAAGCCGATTTTCTTTTGCACACCCTCCAGCAGCGGGCGAGTGGCTTCAGTGGCGTTTTCGAGGTTCAGGGCAGTGATGCGGCTCATGGTGATACTCCGTAGATTCAAGCGCGTTGTGCGCTGGGTACGGGCTCCATGCTAAGGGGCGAGACTGGCTTTTAGGGTGCAAATCGTCGAGGATATGCGACAGATCGTCCAAATAAGTCGCCGGGAGCTGTTCCATGGATCGCTTATCCACCTTGCTTACGCATTTCGGCGTCAGTGCCGGAACCTTCCACAGCGGGCATTTTTGCGGAGCCACTGCGTTTGACGGCGAACAGGCCACCGGCCACCTGCATCTGCTTCAAGCGGGGGAACTGACGCTCAGGCTGGCTGATGATCGCGAGGTTCGGCTCGACCAGCCGACCTTGATTTTTTTCCCTCGCCCATACCGCCATCGCTTGTTCGCCCACGAAGCATCGGGCACGCAAGTGGTGTGCGCGTCCCTGGCCTTCGACGGCGGGGCGGGCAATGCCCTGGCGGCCGCGCTACCGGATTACCTGGTGCTGGGCCTCGACAGCGTGCCGACCCTGGCTGGAACGCTGGACTGGCTGTTCAACGAAGCCTTTGGCGGCACCTGCGGTCGCGAAGCGATGATGGACCGGTTGTTCGAACTGCTGGTCATTCAGCTGCTGCGACACATTCTGAGCAACCGCGAGCAAAGCCCCGGGATGATGGCCGGTCTCGCCGATCCACGTCTGGCGCGCCCCATGAGCCTGATGCACGACGCGCCGGCCAAGGCCTGGACCGTGGCCGAATTGTCGGCGGCGGCGAACATGTCCCGGGCTAGTTTTGCCGAACATTTTCGCCTGGTGGTGGGGCAGACGCCGGTCGATTATCTGGTGAGCTGGCGTATCAGCCTGGCGCAGAAACGCTTGCGTGAAGGCAAGTCCATCGCGCTGATCGCCGATGAAGTCGGCTATGAAAGCCCTTCGGCGCTGGCCCGGGCCTTTCGGCGTAAAACCGGTGTCAGTCCGCGCGAGTGGGTGCAGGAAGGTAAACGTCCACGGTGACCCTCGCGCCACAAGGATCTCAATCCGGCGGGCTGTTGGGGGATCGTGAGATAGACTCATCAACGGGCATCGAACCGTGGGAGTGGCAGCCGTGGCGCAATTCAAATGGACTCGCTGATCACCGCAGCAGCGCACGCACTCGCGGCGGGTGATCCGCTTGGCGCATTAAATCGGGTCGCCCTGCGCGACGACGCGCCGGCGCTGGCGCTGCGTGGGATCGCCATGGCGCAGCTTGGCGAGTTTGTTCGGGCAAAGGAGCTGGTCCGACGCGCCGCCCGCGCTTTCGGTCCGAAAGAGCCGATGGCCCGCGCGCGGTGTGTGGTGGCCGAGGCCGAAATCGCCCTGGCTTCACGGGACTTGGGCTGGCCGGTGAAAGCGCTCGAAGCGGCGCGAGTGACACTGCAAGCCCATGGCGACTGGGTCAACGCCGCCCACGCGCGGTATTTGCAGGTTCGCCGCTTGTTGTTGATCGGGCAACTGGAGGAAGTCGAAGCGTTGCTCGCCGAGCTTGACCCAGCGCCATTACCGCCCGCATTGCGAGCCGCCCATGAGCTGGTGGTGGCAGGCATCGCGATGCGCCGGCTCGAGACGACGAAGGCCCGATCTGCGCTTGAACGGGCCGAACGCGCCGCGCTCCAGGCTGGCATTCCTGCACTGACCGCCGAGGTCGAAAATGCTGCCCATCTGTTGAACAGCCCGGTGGCGCGACTGATTGCTCAAGGCCAGGAACGACCCTTGTTACTCGACGAAGTTGAAGCACTGCTCGGGTCAACGTCACTGGTGGTCGATGCGTGCCGTTACGTTGTGCGGGGCGCCGGGATGTCGGTGTCCCTCGCCACGCGCCCGGTGTTGTTCACCCTCGCACGGGCGTTGGCTGAGGCTTGGCCCGGCGAGGTGGCGAGGGAAACACTCATCACTCAGGCCTTTCGCTTGAAGCTTGCGGACGAGTCGCATCGCGCACGGTTGCGTGTGGAAATTGGCCGGCTGCGCGCGGCGCTCAAACCGCTGGCGGGTGTCACCGCGACCAAGCGCGGGTTCGCGCTGCAACCTCAGGTTGCCGACGACGTCGTGGTGCTGGCCAGACCGGTCGAAGAACCGCAAGCAGCGCTGCTGGCCTTTCTCGCCGACGGCGAGTCGTGGTCCAGCTCGGCGCTGGCCCTGGCGCTGAACACCGGTCAACGCACCGTGCAGCGGGCTCTCGATGCCCTGGCGGCGTCTGGCAAGGTGCAATCGTTTGGTCGCGGGCGAACCCGGCGCTGGTTGACGCCGCCGATGCCCGGTTTCGCGACGACTTTGTTACTCACCCCTTGGGCGCCGGGTGATTAGGATCCACCTCACCACCCCTGTGACGAGGACGCAGACATGAAACACTCAGCAGCTGAAATCATCCGCGAATACGGCCCGTTTCCGGGCGTCGACCACGTGCATGGCGTGTCTTATGACGGCCACAACGTCTGGTTTGCCTCTGGAGAAAAACTCAACGTATTCGACCCGGCAAGCGGGCAGACACTGCGCTCTATCGATGTCGCTGCCCATGCCGGCACCGCGTTCGACGGCCAGCACCTGTATCAGATCGCCGAGGATCGCATCCACAAGATCGACCCGCAGACCGGCCGCGTCCTCGCAACGATTCCCGCGCCAGGTGGCGGAGGCGACTCGGGCCTGACGTGGGCGGAAGGGACGCTTTGGGTCGGCGAATATCGCGATCGCAAGATTCATCAAATCGACCCCGACACCGGCAAAGTGCTGCGCACGCTCGAATCCAACCGCTTTGTCACCGGCGTGACCTGGGTCGAAGGCGCGCTGTGGCACGGCACATGGGAAGAGGAAGAAAGTGAATTGCGGCGTATCGATCCGAAAACCGGCGAGGTCCTGGAAAGCGTGGTGATGCCGCCAGGCGTCGGCGTGTCGGGACTGGAGTCCGATGGCGCAGACCGGTTTTTCTGTGGCGGTGGCAAGAGCGGCAAGGTGAGGGCCGTGCGCCGGCCCGTCGCCTCTTAGAAGGTGAACTGACGCGAAGACCGAGGTGCGTTCCGGGCCATTTCGATCTCCAGCAGGTGATCAGCCAGCACGTCGCTCAGAAACCGGAACTGATCGTTCAGCCCGACCACTTCGTTGTTGAAGTGGTTGGCGGCTGCCGGTATCAGCAGGGCCTCGAAGCCCTCGTCGAACACCAGTGACAGCGTTTTGCGAGAGACGGATGTTTGCGAATAGTAGTTGTTGCCGAATACCGGAAAACTCACGGCGAGATTGACGGAGTGGATCATGAGGTGCGCTCCTCGGCCAGGACAATGTATGAAAAAGCAGTCAGCGTAACGGCCGTCAGGGCCAGGCAGGTCAGCAGATGGATCAACATGGTTTTCCCCTCCGATGTGGGGTTTCGCCTTTGGATGGGTTGATCCTGCGCCAAGCGGTTTTTTAGCGGAAGGCAATCATCGCGATGGTGAATATCGATAAAGATGATGGTGTCTTCCAGGGCTCCATCGCGGGCAAGCCCGCTCCCACATTGGAACGCGGTGAACTGTGGGAGTGGGCTTGCCCGCGAAGAGGTCCTTGAGAAAGCAATCAATCCAAAGCGAACAAACCCCCGCACCTATACTCAAAATAAATAGGCTTTTCGTGCGCCGGACATACCGTTCGGGGATCACTGTAGGAAACCGCGATCTTGAACCTGCGTTCGCTGATCGTCGCCGTGATGGTGGTGTTGGCGGGTTGCGCCACGTCTTCGCATGCCCCGGTGGTCGCGCCGGTTGTGGTGGTGTCCGAGAGCACCTGGCGCCAGGTGGATCGCGAAATTGTCGCTGCCTCCCAGTCCGCCACCGAACAAACCAAAATCTACTCGCGCGGGGCCATGGAATACTGGCGAACCCGGGTTTACGAACTGACCGAAGAAAACTTCATCCCCTGGTTCAGCAGTTACTGGACCCAGGAATGGCTGTCGATGAAGGTCAGCTGGTACACCCTCAGCGCCAAGGGTGAGCAGGATGCCTCGGCCACGCGCCTGGCGGCCTATCTGCTGGAGCAATATCAGGAACGCGTGTTGGCGCCAGTCGCTGTGGAGATCGATCCCGACGCGATTCTCGGCCAGGCCACGGCGTTCTACGTCGACATTCTTCAGGAAGAGCTGCAGAAGATTTCCCAGCGCCACGGCGTGCCGATGGAGCAACTTAACGCCCGAATCCAGAAAATCCCCGCCATCGCCCTGGGACCGCCGCCGGCCCGGGATGCTTCGCTGTACCAAGTGGTGCATACGCAACCGCTGAATACATTGCCGGCCTACGCGGCGCTCATCGACAAAATCCACAAGGCGGGCGGCGACAAAGGCGTGGGGTCGACCGACACGGCGATGGCACCCGTGGCCAAGCGCGCCAGCCAGCGAATGGAAGCCGAAATGGCTCCGCGCGGCGCCGCCAGTGCGGTAGCGGCGGCGGCCGGCAAACTCGCGGGAGGTTTGATTACCGTGGGAGTGGCGGGGATCCGCGCGATGCTTCAGGCCAGCGACCGGCCAGACAGCGAGGCGCTGATTCGCAGCAGCCTGGGCAATACATTCGATAAAGCCTGGTTGAAACTGGTGCAGAACCCGACGACCGGCGTGATGGCCGGCACGTTGTACATGGCGGGGCAAATTGAGGGCAGTTTGGCAGGCAGTGCCGATGTACCGTCGGTCAGCTCGGGCCCTGGTGCTGTCGAATGGCGCGCGCCGGAATCGACTAACCAGCAGATCGACCCTCAACCCCCCGCAGGAGAATGACCATGTCTTACGTCGATGGTTTTGTCGCGGCCGTACCGACCGCCAATCGCGAAAAATTCAAGAAACACGCCGAAACCGCCGCCGCGATTTTCAAGGAAAGCGGTGCGCTCAGCGTCACCGAGTGCTGGGGCGATGACGTGCCTGATGGCAAGCTGACCTCGTTCCCCATGGCGGTGAAACTCAAGGAGGATGAAACCGTGGTGTTTTCCTGGATCGTCTGGCCGGACAAGGCCACCCGCAATGCCGGCATGGACAAACTCATGAACGATCCGCGCATGCAGCCCGACACCAATCCGATGCCGTTCGATGGTCAGCGGTTGATCTTTGGTGGTTTCGAAATAATCGTCAAAGCCTGACGCCCGCGGCAGGATCATTCCGGAGTCGGGGTGATCCTGCAGCTCTTGCGATTGCGGATTTCAGTGTCCGTCGGTCGTTCCCTGACAAACTCGAAACGCGGCTCGCCTTCGCTGTAATGCACCAGCCAGCCCCATTCCAGCTCGGCTTCATCCTGGCCGGGTTTCGGTGGCACGGCCCACCATGGCTCTTTGCTGATGATCTGTCGCATGGCCCCCTCCACTGATTCGGTTGCTTGAACTATAACTTGCCTGTCAGGAGGTGCCAGGTATGAGCGACGAATCCCATGAACCGCTGAAACGGCTGTTTTTTGCCCTGGATTGTGCGCCGGCCCAGCGTAAGTCCATTGCTCAGTGGCGTAGCGCGCTGCAGCTTCGCAACGGTCGCCCGGTGCCTGCGGAAAACTTCCACCTGACGTTGATGTTTTTGGGCGCTGTCGAGGTGGCGCACATCGCCGAGATCTGCACGGCGGCTTCCAAGGTTCGCGTCCCCGGTGTGCCCTTGAGGGTGGCGCTGGATCGGCTGGATGTCTGGCGCAAGGCCGGGGTGTTGGTGCTGGCGCCGGAGCAGGCATCGCCAGAATTGCTGCGACTGGTTTACGGCCTGGAACAGGCGATGTTGCCGTTTGGCTTCGAGGATTCGCCGAAGGAGTTTCGGCCGCACCTGACGTTGATGCGTGACTATCGGGTGCCGGTGCCTGAATCCGCGACACCGCCCGAGTTTTTTCTGCGGGCCGATCATTTCACGCTGTTCGAATCCCATAAGGGCCGGTATCGGGCACTGGCGCAATGGCCGCTCGCGCTCCCATAAAAAAAGGCGCCCGAGGAGGGCGCCCAAATTCACCTGAACCGAGAGGAAGCCAGGTGAGGCCGTTCTTGACAGGAGTGCAGCGGTGGTAAGGCGCTGCGTGAACGGAAAACGTTGTCACTGACCACTGACCACTGACCGTTTGATCGTTCCCACGCTCCGCGTGGGAATGCCTGCACGGACGCTCCGCGTTCGGCTTTGGAAGGGACGCGGAGCGTCCCGGGCTGCATTCCCACGCGGAGCGTGGGAACGATCAGTTGATCAGCGATCAGCGATCAGTGGATCAGTGGATCAGTGGTGAATCATTTGCCGAGCTTCACCCGCGTCCAGCCTCGGGTCATCACTCGCTGAATACCAATCGGCATGTCCGGGATCGCATACAACGTCGCCATCACTTCCTGCGACGGATACGACCCTGGATCATCGCGAATCGCTTCATCCACCAAGGGCGTCGCCGCCGCGTTGGCATTGCTGTAGCCGATGTTGTTGGTGATCTCGGCAATGATGTCCGGGCGCATCAGGAAATTCATGAACAGGTAGGCGTTCTCGACGTTCGCCGCATCCCGAGGGATGGCGACCATGTCGTAAAAACTGCCGGCCCCTTCCTTGGGGATGCTGTAGTCGATCTTCACCTTGTCGCCCGCTTCCTGAGCGCGGGCCTTGGCCTGCAGCACGTCGCCGGAGTAACCGACCGCGACGCAGATGTTGCCGTTGGCCAGGTCTGAGATGTATTTCGACGAATGGAAGTACGCCACCGACGGCCGAATCTTCATGAACAGCGCTTCAGCTTCGGCGATCTGGCCTTTGTCCTGAGAGTTCACCGGATAGCCCAGGTAGTGCAGGGCGGCCGGCAGCATCTCGGTCGGCGAGTCCAGGAAGCTGATCCCGCAGGCTTTGAGCTTTTGCGAGTTTTCCGGTTTGAACAGCAAGTCCCAGGAGTTGGTCGGCGCGTTCGTGCCGAGCACTTCCTTGACCTTTTGCGGATTGAACCCGATGCCGATCGAGCCCCACATGTACGGGAAGGCGTGACCGTTATCCGGGTCGCTGGCGGAGGCGTTCTTCAACAGCACTGGGTTGAGGTTTTTCCAGTTCGGCAGCTTCGACTTGTCCAGCGTCTGATAGACGCCAGCCTTGATCTGCTTGGCCAGGAAACTGTTGGACGGCACCACGATGTCGTAGCCGGATTTGCCCGCGAGCAGGCGTGCCTCAAGGGTTTCGTTACTGTCGAACACATCGTAGGTCACGCGGATGCCGGTCTCGTCTTCGAATTTCTTGACGGTGTCCGGGGCGATGTAATCCGACCAGTTGTAGACGCGCAGTACCTTGTCATTGGCCTGGGCGCCCGTAGCCATTGCGCCCAATAAGGACAGTGTCAGCAGAGTCCTGCCAAACATTTTCATCGGTACAACTCCATTCTTTACGCAAAGCGTTTGAAACGCGACGGCCTAGGCCGTCGCTTCTACCAATTGCTTCTCAGGTTGCTTCCACGATTCGCTGGCGGTCTGGTCCATCGCTTCCTGGATCGCGCGTTTACGGGTGGCTTCGGCGCGACGGCTGAAGAACCAGACCATGAACGTTACGATCGAGACGGCGAGCAGAATCAGGCTGGCCACGGCGTTGATCTCAGGCTTCACGCCCAGACGCACCGCCGAGAACACTTCCATCGGCAGGGTCGTCGAACCCGGGCCGGAAACGAAGCTCGCCAGCACCAGGTCATCCAGCGACAAGGCAAACGACATCATGCCGCCAGCCGCCAGAGACGGCGCGATCATCGGAATGGTGATCAGGAAAAATACCTTGAACGGCTTCGCCCCCAGGTCCATGGCCGCTTCTTCGATGGACAGGTCCAGCTCACGAAGGCGGGCGGAGACCACCACCGCGACATAGGCGGCGCAGAACGTGGTGTGGGCAATCCAGATGGTGACGATGCCGCGTTCCTGCGGCCAGCCGATCAACTGCGCCATGGCCACGAACAGCAGCAACAGCGACAGGCCGGTGATCACTTCGGGCATCACCAACGGCGCGGTCACCAGGCCACCGAACAGCGTGCGGCCCTTGAATCGCGTCACGCGGGTCAGCACGAATGCCGCCAACGTGCCCAGCGCGACCGCGGCAATCGCGGTGTAGCAGGCGATTTCCAGCGAGCGCACCACCGAGCCCATCAGTTGGGTGTTGTCAGCCAGGCCGACATACCACTTGATCGACCAGCCGCCCCAGACCGTCACCAGTTTGGAGGCGTTGAAGGAGTAGATCACCAGAATCAACATCGGCAGGTAGATAAACGACAAGCCGAAAATCAGCATGAACTTTGAAAATCCGAAGCGTTTCATCCCCGTGCCTCCATCTCTTTGGCCTGACTGCGGTTGAACAGCAGAATCGGCACAATCAGGATCAACAGCATCACCACCGCCAGCGCAGACGCCACCGGCCAGTCGCGGTTGTTGAAGAACTCTTGCCACAGCACACGGCCGATCATCAGGGTTTCCGGGCCGCCCAGCAGTTCCGGAATCACGAACTCACCGACCACCGGAATGAACACCAGCATGCAGCCGGCGATGATCCCGTTCTTGGCCAGCGGCACGGTGATTTTCCAGAAGTTGTTGAAGTTGCTCGAACCCAGGTCCGAACCCGCTTCCAGCAAGCTCTGGTCGTGCTTGACCAGGTTGGCGTACAGCGGCAACACCATGAACGGCAGGTAGGCGTAAACCACACCGATGTACACCGCGGTGTTGGTGTTGAGGATCTCGATCGGGTGGTCGGTCAGCCCGGTCCACATCAAAAACGCGTTGAGCAAACCGTTGTTGCTGAGAATGCCCATCCACGCATAAACGCGGATCAGGATCGCGGTCCAAGTCGGCATCATGATCAACAACAGCAAGACGTTTTGCGCTTCCTTGCTCGCTTTGGTGATCGCGTAGGCCATCGGGAAACCGATCACCAGGCACATCAGCGTGCTGAAAAACGCCACCTTCAACGAACCGAGGTAGGCCGAGATGTACAGCTCATCGTCGGTCAGCAACGCGTAGTTGCCGATGTTCAATAGCAGCTGGAATTTCTGCTCGGCGTAGGTGTAGATCTCAGAGTAGGGAGGAATGGCCAGGGCCGCTTCCGAGAAGCTGATCTTCATCACCAGGAAGAACGGCAACAGGAAAAACAGGCACAGCCACAGGAATGGAACCCCGATGACGAGCTTTCGACCACTCGGCATCAGCCGCATGAACTGCTGATTGAGTGTTTTCATGAGCGCAGTACCACGCCGCTGTCGTCTTCCCACCACACGTAGACCTTGTCGTCCCAGGTCGGACGGGCGCCACGGCGTTCGGCGTTGGCCATGAACGACTGCACGATCTTGCCGCCAGGCAATTCCACGTAAAACACCGAGTGACCGCCGAGGTAGGCGATGTCATGCACTTTGCCCTGGGACCAGTTGTAGCGAGTCTCCGGCTTGATCGTGCTGACCAGCATTTTTTCCGGGCGGATGGCGTAGGTGATCGACTTGTCCTGCACCGAGGTGCTGACGCCGTGACCGACGTAGATCTTCTGTTCCAGGTCCGGACTGTGAATGATCGCGTGACCTTCCAGGTCTTCCACCACGGTGCCGTCGAAGGCGTTCACGTTGCCGATGAATTCGCAGACCATGCGGCTGACCGGTGCTTCATAAATGTCGACCGGGCTGCCGATCTGGGCGATCCAGCCCAAGTGCATGATCGCGATGCGTTGGGCCATGGTCATGGCCTCTTCCTGATCGTGGGTCACCATCACGCAGGTCACGCCGACGCGTTCGATGATCTCGACCAGTTCCAGTTGCATCTGCGAGCGCAGTTTTTTATCCAGTGCGCCCATCGGTTCGTCGAGCAGCAACAGTTTCGGACGCTTGGCCAGGGAGCGGGCGAGGGCGACACGCTGACGCTGACCGCCGGACAACTGATGGGGTTTGCGTTTGGCGTATTGGGTCATGTGCACCAGGCGCAGCATCTCTTCGACGCGAGCGTCGATTTCGCTGGCTGGCAAACGGTCCTGCTTGAGGCCGAAGGCAATGTTCTGCGCAACCGTCATGTGCGGGAACAAGGCGTACGACTGGAACATCATGTTGATCGGCCGCTCGTACGGCGGCATGTCAGTGATGTCCACGCCATCGAGGAAAATCCGTCCATCGGTTGGGCGCTCGAAGCCTGCGAGCATGCGCAGCAGGGTCGATTTGCCGGAACCGGAACCGCCGAGCAGGGCGAAGATCTCGCCTTGATGAATCTCAAGCGAGACATCGTCTACTGCGCAGGTTTCGTCGAACTTCTTGGTGACGCGGTCGACTTTCAGCAACACCTTTTTCGATGTCTGCTGACCTTCAAGAGCCTTCCTGTAAGTGCTGGAGGCGTTTGCCATGTGAAACTCCCAACAGGTTTCAGTCGTCGGGCCAACGCGGCCTGACTTAATAGTTGATTGCAAGCCTTGGGGCATGCGGTGCCAGTCAGAGCGCTGATCTTCCGTGGGAGCGGGCTTGCCCGCGATGGCGTTGTGTCAGTCGATATCATCGTTGGCTGACACACCGCTTTCGCGGGCAAGCCCGCTCCCACAGGGGGATTCACGCTTGCTTCACTGGCATCGCCCGCCTTGGGCTAATTCGGCGCCGCCGTCCTGGCTGCCTGGTAGTACTTGTTGTTATCGCAGTGTGTTGTTGTCGCGAGTGTCGGGCGCGCAAAGGCGCGCCCGCCTGACTCACGGGGGCAGTAAATTGATTAATCGTGGTTGGCGTCAGCGTGATTTACGCAACGCGGCCCGTCGCCGGCACGCATCGCCGAACGCCTGGAAAATACTCAAATAAGGAGGATTGGAAAGCACCTGCCATTCCGGGTGCCATTGCACGCCGACGGCAAAGGTGGGGCTGTGTTCCACCGAAATCGCTTCGATCAAACCGTCCGGCGCAATCGCTTCGGCACGCAGGCCGGGGGCGAGTCGGTCGATGCCCTGGCTGTGAATCGAATTGACCATGAACTCGGCAGGCAACTCCAGCGCCTCGAACACGCCGCCCGGCTGCACCGTCACCGCATGGGCCGGGGCGTATTGCACCGCCAGCTCCGGACTGCCCGCTTCCCGGTGATCGAGCATCCCGGGCAGTTCATGCACCTTCTGGTGCAGGCTGCCGCCGAACGCCACGTTCATTTCCTGGAAGCCGCGGCAGATGCCCAGCACCGGCACGCCAGCCGCAATGGCCGCACGTAATAAAGGAAGGGTCGTGGCGTCCCGCGCCGGATCGTGATCCGTGCCGGGAGCGCTGGCCGGGCCTTGATAGTGGAAAGGTTCCACATTCGAAGGCGAGCCGGTCAGCAACAGGCCGTCAAGGTGCGCCAGCACATCCTCGATTTCAGTCTGTTCGCCCAGGGAAGGAATGATGACGGGCAGCCCCAGAGCCGCGACGCTGACAGCACGCAAGTACTTGTCGCCGCTGATGTGGTAGGGGTGCAGGCCAATCTGTTTGACGCACGCTGTAACGCCGATCAATGGCTTGAATGCCATTTTTATCACCTCGAAGTTTCACACTTGAACGAGCTTTTCCGGAGCTTAGCCTTGTTGATTTTAATTAACAACTCTCATGTAAAAAATTCTAAACGCCGTACGTCCGATCCTCAGGCTTTACGCGGTGTGCAAGACCAATGTGGCACTCTCGTGCCCATAAAAGGCCCGAAAATAAAGGTTGAAAGGCCAAGTG
This genomic window contains:
- a CDS encoding Vgb family protein → MKHSAAEIIREYGPFPGVDHVHGVSYDGHNVWFASGEKLNVFDPASGQTLRSIDVAAHAGTAFDGQHLYQIAEDRIHKIDPQTGRVLATIPAPGGGGDSGLTWAEGTLWVGEYRDRKIHQIDPDTGKVLRTLESNRFVTGVTWVEGALWHGTWEEEESELRRIDPKTGEVLESVVMPPGVGVSGLESDGADRFFCGGGKSGKVRAVRRPVAS
- a CDS encoding ABC transporter permease subunit, with translation MPSGRKLVIGVPFLWLCLFFLLPFFLVMKISFSEAALAIPPYSEIYTYAEQKFQLLLNIGNYALLTDDELYISAYLGSLKVAFFSTLMCLVIGFPMAYAITKASKEAQNVLLLLIMMPTWTAILIRVYAWMGILSNNGLLNAFLMWTGLTDHPIEILNTNTAVYIGVVYAYLPFMVLPLYANLVKHDQSLLEAGSDLGSSNFNNFWKITVPLAKNGIIAGCMLVFIPVVGEFVIPELLGGPETLMIGRVLWQEFFNNRDWPVASALAVVMLLILIVPILLFNRSQAKEMEARG
- a CDS encoding ABC transporter permease subunit, which produces MKRFGFSKFMLIFGLSFIYLPMLILVIYSFNASKLVTVWGGWSIKWYVGLADNTQLMGSVVRSLEIACYTAIAAVALGTLAAFVLTRVTRFKGRTLFGGLVTAPLVMPEVITGLSLLLLFVAMAQLIGWPQERGIVTIWIAHTTFCAAYVAVVVSARLRELDLSIEEAAMDLGAKPFKVFFLITIPMIAPSLAAGGMMSFALSLDDLVLASFVSGPGSTTLPMEVFSAVRLGVKPEINAVASLILLAVSIVTFMVWFFSRRAEATRKRAIQEAMDQTASESWKQPEKQLVEATA
- a CDS encoding DUF1428 domain-containing protein; the protein is MSYVDGFVAAVPTANREKFKKHAETAAAIFKESGALSVTECWGDDVPDGKLTSFPMAVKLKEDETVVFSWIVWPDKATRNAGMDKLMNDPRMQPDTNPMPFDGQRLIFGGFEIIVKA
- the potA gene encoding polyamine ABC transporter ATP-binding protein, with the protein product MANASSTYRKALEGQQTSKKVLLKVDRVTKKFDETCAVDDVSLEIHQGEIFALLGGSGSGKSTLLRMLAGFERPTDGRIFLDGVDITDMPPYERPINMMFQSYALFPHMTVAQNIAFGLKQDRLPASEIDARVEEMLRLVHMTQYAKRKPHQLSGGQRQRVALARSLAKRPKLLLLDEPMGALDKKLRSQMQLELVEIIERVGVTCVMVTHDQEEAMTMAQRIAIMHLGWIAQIGSPVDIYEAPVSRMVCEFIGNVNAFDGTVVEDLEGHAIIHSPDLEQKIYVGHGVSTSVQDKSITYAIRPEKMLVSTIKPETRYNWSQGKVHDIAYLGGHSVFYVELPGGKIVQSFMANAERRGARPTWDDKVYVWWEDDSGVVLRS
- a CDS encoding AraC family transcriptional regulator, which codes for MDRLSTLLTHFGVSAGTFHSGHFCGATAFDGEQATGHLHLLQAGELTLRLADDREVRLDQPTLIFFPRPYRHRLFAHEASGTQVVCASLAFDGGAGNALAAALPDYLVLGLDSVPTLAGTLDWLFNEAFGGTCGREAMMDRLFELLVIQLLRHILSNREQSPGMMAGLADPRLARPMSLMHDAPAKAWTVAELSAAANMSRASFAEHFRLVVGQTPVDYLVSWRISLAQKRLREGKSIALIADEVGYESPSALARAFRRKTGVSPREWVQEGKRPR
- the grxC gene encoding glutaredoxin 3, whose amino-acid sequence is MNTVTLYTTDTCPYCRNAKALLANKGIATEEINVQSDPGKFKEMLERSGRRSVPQIFIGDTHVGGFDDLAKLDRQGILLSMLA
- a CDS encoding helix-turn-helix domain-containing protein, with the translated sequence MDSLITAAAHALAAGDPLGALNRVALRDDAPALALRGIAMAQLGEFVRAKELVRRAARAFGPKEPMARARCVVAEAEIALASRDLGWPVKALEAARVTLQAHGDWVNAAHARYLQVRRLLLIGQLEEVEALLAELDPAPLPPALRAAHELVVAGIAMRRLETTKARSALERAERAALQAGIPALTAEVENAAHLLNSPVARLIAQGQERPLLLDEVEALLGSTSLVVDACRYVVRGAGMSVSLATRPVLFTLARALAEAWPGEVARETLITQAFRLKLADESHRARLRVEIGRLRAALKPLAGVTATKRGFALQPQVADDVVVLARPVEEPQAALLAFLADGESWSSSALALALNTGQRTVQRALDALAASGKVQSFGRGRTRRWLTPPMPGFATTLLLTPWAPGD
- a CDS encoding polyamine ABC transporter substrate-binding protein is translated as MKMFGRTLLTLSLLGAMATGAQANDKVLRVYNWSDYIAPDTVKKFEDETGIRVTYDVFDSNETLEARLLAGKSGYDIVVPSNSFLAKQIKAGVYQTLDKSKLPNWKNLNPVLLKNASASDPDNGHAFPYMWGSIGIGFNPQKVKEVLGTNAPTNSWDLLFKPENSQKLKACGISFLDSPTEMLPAALHYLGYPVNSQDKGQIAEAEALFMKIRPSVAYFHSSKYISDLANGNICVAVGYSGDVLQAKARAQEAGDKVKIDYSIPKEGAGSFYDMVAIPRDAANVENAYLFMNFLMRPDIIAEITNNIGYSNANAAATPLVDEAIRDDPGSYPSQEVMATLYAIPDMPIGIQRVMTRGWTRVKLGK
- the thpR gene encoding RNA 2',3'-cyclic phosphodiesterase; this encodes MSDESHEPLKRLFFALDCAPAQRKSIAQWRSALQLRNGRPVPAENFHLTLMFLGAVEVAHIAEICTAASKVRVPGVPLRVALDRLDVWRKAGVLVLAPEQASPELLRLVYGLEQAMLPFGFEDSPKEFRPHLTLMRDYRVPVPESATPPEFFLRADHFTLFESHKGRYRALAQWPLALP
- a CDS encoding carboxymuconolactone decarboxylase family protein; this encodes MSRITALNLENATEATRPLLEGVQKKIGFLPNVFKTLAHAPAVLSAYLQQSVALGKTSLSATEKEAVFLATSQANGCDYCLAAHTLFAGKAGLSAQDILSARQGQLNAFAALARQITESRGHLSNEQIEAARAAGIDDARIIEVVAHVASQTLTNYLNNLALTDIDFPAIDA